One Microbacter margulisiae genomic window carries:
- a CDS encoding YicC/YloC family endoribonuclease yields the protein MLQSMTGFGKATREIANEQITVEIKTLNSKQIDISLRMSSIFREKELDLRKLITQHLERGKVDVSIAITNSNEKSTQKINATVFQNYYEQILQLAEENQLPVPQNWFDIILRMPQVFANEEQILDDFEWQTILDVTLEALQQVKEFRLQEGQTLEKLFNEKLDHIQKLLDLVSPFEAERIEHIKTRLHEGIQNVGETYNADRFEQELIYYIEKLDVNEEKSRLQNHLDYFRSTMATESSSGKKLGFIAQEMGREINTLGSKANHSEMQKIVVLMKDDLEQIKEQVLNIL from the coding sequence ATGCTTCAATCTATGACGGGGTTCGGTAAAGCAACCCGTGAAATTGCAAACGAACAAATTACTGTTGAAATCAAAACATTGAATAGCAAACAAATTGACATATCTCTCCGTATGTCTTCCATATTCAGGGAAAAAGAGCTTGATTTGAGAAAACTGATTACCCAACATCTGGAAAGAGGTAAAGTCGATGTATCCATCGCCATCACCAATTCAAACGAAAAATCAACTCAAAAAATCAATGCAACTGTATTTCAAAACTATTACGAGCAAATTCTGCAATTAGCAGAAGAAAATCAGTTACCTGTTCCTCAAAATTGGTTTGATATCATTTTACGGATGCCACAGGTTTTTGCAAACGAAGAACAAATACTGGATGATTTTGAATGGCAAACCATTTTAGACGTTACGCTTGAAGCATTACAGCAAGTGAAAGAATTTCGGCTGCAAGAAGGGCAAACATTAGAAAAGCTTTTCAATGAAAAACTGGATCACATTCAGAAATTGCTTGACTTGGTTTCTCCATTTGAGGCAGAACGCATTGAACATATTAAAACACGACTACATGAAGGCATTCAAAATGTAGGCGAAACGTACAATGCAGACCGATTTGAACAAGAATTGATTTATTATATTGAGAAACTTGACGTCAATGAAGAAAAATCACGGCTTCAAAATCATCTTGACTATTTTCGCTCTACGATGGCTACCGAATCAAGCTCGGGAAAAAAGCTGGGCTTCATAGCACAAGAAATGGGGAGGGAAATCAACACATTAGGTTCTAAGGCCAATCATAGTGAAATGCAAAAGATCGTCGTATTGATGAAGGATGACTTGGAACAAATTAAAGAACAAGTACTCAATATCTTATAA
- the tsaB gene encoding tRNA (adenosine(37)-N6)-threonylcarbamoyltransferase complex dimerization subunit type 1 TsaB, with protein MPVILHLETSTSVCSVALSVNGKLVANRISFEGPSHAVLLARFVDEILNEMRLQSVRPDAVAVSCGPGSYTGLRIGVSMAKGLCFGWHVPLISIDTLQLLAFSATQSNSSNEAMLLCPMLDARRMEVFSAIFDYQLNVVRPTTADIVDENIYLQWLEQYPVLFFGNGAEKCKPHLTHPHAHFADYIVPQASDMVALAENAFQIGNFVDTAYFEPFYLKDFIATVPKNKVL; from the coding sequence ATGCCTGTTATTCTTCATCTTGAGACTTCAACCTCTGTTTGTTCTGTTGCTTTGTCCGTAAATGGGAAACTCGTAGCTAACCGTATCTCTTTTGAAGGTCCTTCCCATGCAGTGCTTTTAGCCAGATTTGTTGATGAAATTTTGAACGAAATGCGTTTACAATCAGTGCGTCCAGATGCAGTAGCTGTTAGTTGTGGACCGGGTTCTTATACTGGTTTACGTATTGGTGTTTCAATGGCTAAAGGATTATGCTTTGGTTGGCATGTGCCTTTGATTTCGATTGATACGCTTCAACTACTTGCTTTTAGTGCTACACAATCTAATTCGTCGAATGAAGCCATGTTGCTATGTCCCATGCTGGATGCCCGCCGGATGGAAGTCTTTTCTGCTATTTTTGATTATCAATTAAATGTTGTTCGGCCTACTACGGCTGATATTGTGGATGAGAATATTTACCTTCAATGGTTAGAACAATATCCGGTGTTGTTTTTCGGAAATGGCGCAGAAAAATGTAAACCGCATCTAACGCACCCTCATGCACATTTTGCAGACTATATTGTTCCCCAAGCAAGTGATATGGTTGCCTTAGCCGAGAATGCTTTTCAAATTGGTAATTTTGTTGATACGGCCTACTTTGAACCTTTCTATTTGAAGGATTTTATCGCTACTGTACCGAAAAATAAGGTGCTTTGA